From Actinopolymorpha cephalotaxi, one genomic window encodes:
- a CDS encoding ABC transporter substrate-binding protein → MRPFTGRMVRVLAAGGALALAVTACGSQSGSDTDSGGNGAGKAPLVFGTTDAFGTVDPSGSYDNPGWEILYNSAQTLLSIPPGGSTPKPDAAEKCEFTDPKTYTCTLKKNLKFSDGSPLTSKDVKFTFDRMLKIADPNGPSSIFADQLASTEAKDAQTAVFHLKFADATWPFRLTTAAASIVPDEKYPADKLQPMGNDKIIGSGPYKVTKYDPSQQIVLEPNANYHGEKKLSNSKVLIQVYKDEKSLKSAVESGEVQVAYRTLTPTLLKDLEQNGAAKKVKVVKGAGTGIQYVAFNNKKGPFAKAEVRQAAAALLDRQSIASGVYNNTVTPLYTMVPKGLPGHDEKFKSVFGDKPDLAKAKSLLSKAGVKTPVTAQLWYSPDHYGEASADMYAEIKRQLEEGGLFKISLKSASWEQYKKDYAAGAYDGWQLGWYPDFPDTDNYLSPFYAKNNFIGAGYGYSNPQMDKLLTQEKSTPDPQKRQQAFSQIQTIATEDVPLIPLWQDNMIAAVRDGVTGVKDTFDPLYTFRFWLVDASKAK, encoded by the coding sequence ATGCGACCATTCACCGGCCGGATGGTGCGGGTGCTGGCGGCGGGCGGTGCGCTGGCCCTTGCCGTCACCGCGTGCGGCAGTCAGTCCGGCAGCGACACCGACAGCGGCGGCAACGGCGCCGGCAAGGCGCCCCTGGTCTTCGGTACGACCGACGCCTTCGGCACGGTGGACCCGTCCGGCTCCTACGACAACCCGGGCTGGGAGATCCTCTACAACTCCGCGCAGACGCTGCTGTCGATCCCGCCGGGTGGGAGCACCCCGAAGCCGGACGCGGCCGAGAAGTGTGAGTTCACCGACCCGAAGACCTACACCTGCACCCTGAAGAAGAACCTCAAGTTCTCCGACGGCAGCCCGCTGACGAGCAAGGACGTGAAGTTCACCTTCGACCGGATGCTGAAGATCGCCGACCCCAACGGGCCGTCCAGCATCTTCGCCGACCAGCTCGCCTCCACCGAGGCGAAGGACGCCCAGACCGCGGTCTTCCACCTGAAGTTCGCCGACGCGACCTGGCCGTTCCGCCTCACCACCGCGGCCGCCTCGATCGTGCCGGACGAGAAGTACCCCGCCGACAAGCTGCAGCCGATGGGCAACGACAAGATCATCGGCTCCGGGCCGTACAAGGTGACGAAGTACGACCCGTCCCAGCAGATCGTGCTGGAGCCGAACGCCAACTACCACGGCGAGAAGAAGCTCTCCAACTCCAAGGTGCTCATCCAGGTCTACAAGGACGAGAAGAGCCTGAAGAGCGCGGTGGAGAGCGGCGAGGTCCAGGTGGCCTACCGCACGCTCACCCCCACGCTGCTGAAGGACCTGGAGCAGAACGGCGCGGCCAAGAAGGTCAAGGTCGTCAAGGGCGCGGGCACCGGCATCCAGTACGTCGCCTTCAACAACAAGAAGGGCCCCTTCGCCAAGGCCGAGGTGCGCCAGGCCGCGGCGGCCCTGCTGGACCGGCAGTCCATCGCGAGCGGTGTCTACAACAACACGGTGACCCCGCTGTACACGATGGTCCCCAAGGGCCTGCCCGGGCACGACGAGAAGTTCAAGTCCGTCTTCGGTGACAAGCCCGACCTGGCCAAGGCCAAGAGCCTGCTGAGCAAGGCCGGTGTGAAGACTCCGGTGACCGCCCAGCTGTGGTACAGCCCCGACCACTACGGCGAGGCCTCGGCCGACATGTACGCCGAGATCAAGCGCCAGCTCGAAGAGGGCGGCCTGTTCAAGATCTCGCTGAAGTCGGCGTCGTGGGAGCAGTACAAGAAGGACTACGCGGCCGGCGCCTACGACGGCTGGCAGCTCGGGTGGTACCCCGACTTCCCCGACACCGACAACTACCTGTCGCCCTTCTACGCCAAGAACAACTTCATCGGCGCGGGCTACGGCTACTCCAACCCGCAGATGGACAAGCTGCTGACCCAGGAGAAGTCCACCCCTGACCCGCAGAAGCGGCAGCAGGCCTTCTCGCAGATCCAGACGATCGCCACCGAGGACGTCCCGCTGATCCCGCTGTGGCAGGACAACATGATCGCCGCCGTGCGCGACGGCGTGACCGGAGTCAAGGACACCTTCGACCCGCTGTACACCTTCCGGTTCTGGTTGGTCGACGCGAGCAAGGCGAAGTAG